Proteins found in one Aspergillus puulaauensis MK2 DNA, chromosome 8, nearly complete sequence genomic segment:
- a CDS encoding uncharacterized protein (COG:S;~EggNog:ENOG410PNNR;~SECRETED:SignalP(1-22)), which translates to MHFKSILPLLGLAASASAQVSASQMTANIDQITQKSSETNDIAKSISVTNFFSTAPQLINSFRDIIQTASDDVTSMNDGKSKRSLKARQECLDLEDPEQCLADLGELVDDPSEILGDKRALRARQECLDVTDIEQCLADLGELVEDPGEILGDKRSVKVRHEYASVSRWREIANILNQTVGKKRQDPPAYSDSQQQGICNAFRSFVMVHQELLKTVIGKHGLLSLTPFTQPVAQVLRVLEGGVDTLAFGIIDSVPTCAQEATQNKNSLDMTLEEAQNTYDSN; encoded by the exons ATGCACTTCAAGTCAATTTTGCCGCTTCTGGGCCtggctgcctctgcctctgcccaGGTCAGTGCTTCGCAAATGACCGCTAATATCGACCAAATCACACAGAAGTCATCGGAAACCAACGATATCGCCAAGAGTATATCCGTCACGAACTTCTTTAGCACCGCCCCT CAATTGATCAACAGCTTTAGGGACATAATTCAGACCGCCTCCGATGATGTCACATCCATGAACGACGGTAAATCGAAGCGGTCTCTCAAAGCTCGCCAGGAATGCTTGGATCTCGAGGACCCCGAGCAGTGCCTCGCAGACCTTGGAGAACTAGTGGATGACCCCAGTGAGATCCTAGGAGATAAGCGCGCTCTTCGAGCTCGTCAGGAATGCTTGGATGTCACAGACATAGAGCAATGTCTTGCTGACCTTGGAGAGCTTGTTGAGGACCCGGGCGAAATCCTTGGAGACAAGCGCTCTGTCAAGGTTCGTCATGAATATGCGAGTGTGTCCCGCTGGAGAGAGATTGCTAATATCTTGAACCAGACTGttggaaagaagagacagGACCCCCCTGCCTACAGTGAtagccagcagcagggcaTCTGCAATGCTTTCAGAAGC TTCGTCATGGTGCATCAGGAACTCCTGAAGACTGTCATCGGCAAGCATGGCCTGTTGAGCTTGACTCCCTTCACCCAACCGGTTGCGCAAGTGCTCCGGGTTTTGGAGGGAGGTGTTGACACGCTTGCCTTTGGTATCATCGACAGTGTGCCAACCTGTGCTCAGGAAGCCacccagaacaagaacagcctAGACATGACTCTTGAAGAGGCCCAGAACACGTACGACTCTAACTGA
- a CDS encoding phosphatidylserine decarboxylase (COG:I;~EggNog:ENOG410PQRS;~InterPro:IPR003817;~PFAM:PF02666;~go_function: GO:0004609 - phosphatidylserine decarboxylase activity [Evidence IEA];~go_process: GO:0008654 - phospholipid biosynthetic process [Evidence IEA]), with amino-acid sequence MSSSSFPTAYEPEAAIVRDLRDYIFRSYQRARAFNFAIASARAKENGGQEDMNLEGIYDLNDYLRFCDKLLKWAPDVSSPGDALLRKILIFYWVFEQPSVRNLQTPVLPETSNTDLSWISYWLVGFAREIGHWMDTPESAAHVESFYNNPIYNKDIELYKKPPGGKWGSFNEFFSRKWADINVARPIAGADNDSVIVHGADSMFGGSWNIEDGFVNIENQAITAKGIKWPVSELLQRLGPDFDNGSLMHAFLSPHDYHRQHAPVSGKVIEVKNIQDQVYLQVTKKRDGTRLAADRGLTREATEISRRDHKKKVELRSLDAPDDAGYQWCQTRGLIIIDTVVHGKVAVLPIGMAQVSSVVMSVQKGDCVQKGDEISYFLFGGSDIVIVFQNRVKFRDDLEVNKTKINVREKLATF; translated from the coding sequence ATGTCTTCCTCATCGTTCCCAACTGCCTATGAGCCGGAAGCGGCCATCGTCCGCGATCTCCGGGACTACATATTTCGGTCATACCAGAGAGCTAGGGCCTTCAACTTTGCCATTGCCTCTGCCCGTGCCAAAGAGAACGGCGGCCAGGAAGATATGAACCTGGAAGGGATCTATGACCTGAACGACTACCTGCGGTTCTGTGACAAGCTGCTCAAATGGGCGCCGGACGTCTCTAGCCCAGGAGATGCGCTACTTCGAAAGatcctcatcttctactGGGTATTCGAACAGCCATCTGTGCGAAACCTCCAGACGCCTGTGCTGCCTGAGACTTCGAACACGGACCTGTCCTGGATTTCCTACTGGCTCGTGGGTTTTGCTCGAGAAATTGGACACTGGATGGATACGCCAGAATCCGCAGCCCATGTCGAGTCCTTTTACAACAACCCTATCTATAATAAGGACATCGAGCTCTACAAGAAACCTCCCGGCGGCAAATGGGGTTCATTCAATGAGTTCTTTTCCCGTAAGTGGGCGGACATCAACGTTGCCCGTCCGATAGCTGGGGCAGATAACGACTCGGTCATCGTCCACGGCGCCGATTCTATGTTTGGTGGCTCCTGGAACATCGAGGATGGATTCGTCAACATCGAGAACCAAGCCATTACAGCGAAGGGGATCAAGTGGCCCGTTAGCGAGCTGCTTCAGCGCCTAGGCCCGGATTTCGATAATGGCAGCCTGATGCACGCGTTCTTGTCGCCCCATGATTATCACCGCCAGCATGCTCCTGTGAGCGGTAAGGTCATCGAGGTGAAGAACATCCAGGATCAGGTGTACCTCCAAGTTACCAAGAAACGAGACGGCACCCGTCTGGCGGCTGACCGGGGCCTTACTCGTGAGGCGACCGAGATATCACGAAGGGACCataagaagaaggtcgagcTTCGATCGCTGGACGCCCCAGACGACGCAGGCTACCAGTGGTGCCAGACCCGAGGCCTGATCATCATCGACACTGTCGTCCATGGCAAGGTTGCTGTCCTGCCAATCGGCATGGCCCAGGTCTCGTCCGTGGTGATGAGCGTGCAGAAAGGAGACTGTGTGCAGAAGGGTGATGAAATATCGTACTTCTTGTTTGGGGGTTCggacatcgtcatcgtcttccagaaCAGAGTCAAGTTCCGTGATGATCTCGAGGTAAACAAGACGAAGATCAACGTGAGGGAAAAGCTGGCTACCTTTTAG
- a CDS encoding MBL fold metallo-hydrolase (COG:S;~EggNog:ENOG410PISV;~InterPro:IPR001279,IPR036866) codes for MYISTTSINHHTTEMTQIPSLNIPRSSQSVNVHVIDTTVKIDGPADFFLKPRVGNLDRLVANAFTFLIEHPVTKQKVAFDLGVRKDANELSSPFWKGFRENFVIDVEKDVADILQDNNVDLTSIDAIIWSHCHADHTGDPSTFPPCVDLVFGPGAPAARLPGYPTNQKSSLFETDYHGRKLVEITQDRFNLQLGEFRAFDYFGDGSFYLLDVPGHDIGHVCGLARTTANGTQTSDDDSFVLMGADTCHHTGQLRPSEFLTLPSEIKPHPNDSDVIPAPFASTRLEEIHPKGRMYHCCPFYEVGVLDNGFSMSESPEETGQSITKMMPFDAAPNVLLVLAHDVTLQDTVSLFPAKVNGWEDTSLKDETRWRFLRDWATALE; via the exons ATGTACATTTCCACGACATCAATTAACCACCATACCACCGAAATGACGCAGATACCTagcctcaacatccccaGGTCTTCCCAGAGTGTCAATGTCCACGTAATAGACACGACGGTGAAGATCGATGGCCCCGCCGATTTCTTCCTCAAGCCGAGGGTGGGAAACCTGGATCGACTAGTTGCCAATGCATTCACCTTTTTGATCGAGCATCCCGTTACCAAACAGAAAGTCGCTTTCGACCTCGGGGTCCGGAAGGACGCCAACGAACTCTCGAGTCCATTCTGGAAGGGCTTCCGGGAGAATTTTGTAATTGATGTCGAAAAGGACGTCGCAGACATATTGCAGGACAACAATGTAGACCTCACCTCGATTGACGCTATAATTTGGAG CCATTGCCACGCGGACCACACAGGGGACCCATCGACCTTCCCCCCGTGCGTCGACTTGGTTTTTGGCCCTGGGGCGCCGGCTGCCCGACTCCCAGGATACCCTACAAACCAAAAGAGCTCGTTATTTGAGACCGACTACCATGGTCGGAAACTGGTTGAAATTACACAGGACAGATTCAATCTACAACTTGGTGAATTCCGTGCATTTGATTATTTTGGCGACGGCTCTTTCTACCTGCTTGACGTCCCTGGCCACGATATCGGCCACGTTTGTGGCCTCGCTAGGACGACAGCCAACGGCACGCAAACCTCCGACGACGACAGCTTTGTACTTATGGGTGCCGACACCTGCCACCATACAGGTCAATTGCGTCCATCCGAGTTCCTGACACTGCCATCGGAGATCAAGCCACACCCGAATGACTCGGATGTTATACCGGCACCATTTGCCAGTACCCGCTTGGAGGAGATACACCCAAAGGGACGGATGTATCACTGTTGTCCGTTTTACGAGGTCGGCGTCCTAGATAACGGATTCAGCATGTCAGAGTCGCCCGAAGAAACTGGACAGAGCATCACAAAGATGATGCCATTCGATGCGGCACCTAATGTGCTACTGGTGCTTGCACACGATGTGACTCTACAAGACACCGTTAGTCTTTTCCCAGCCAAGGTTAATGGATGGGAAGACACGTCGTTGAAGGATGAAACCAGATGGCGGTTCTTGCGAGATTGGGCCACGGCTTTAGAGTGA
- a CDS encoding uncharacterized protein (COG:S;~EggNog:ENOG410PI39) has protein sequence MTLQDAIYDPAASYLRYFYFPLAAGPHETRSSVWYSVGLLQRNLDNDADEAVKIIRNIIGDQEKNISAQWYGDYTKYPEQPTVGSPAYPPVIYNSWDPNWRGFIGTALIIIYEEFRSLLPVDVQDLILESLHNNTIGDSYRVGGVDGDNLYPGYSNAWLMRTVVGSWTGMRLNNANMTAAGEADALDFLNLFDRNQTLSEFNGPTYAGVSIYALTIAAKYLGPTNSTIGQNAARVIRQIWDYESQLWNPSMRNLAGPWDRTYGYDMNNYVAIISIWMWTLIGKESVWTNTSPIWTMAHADDFEVAPVIAVLSEFHKTLIPEKIISRLSSFSGEHTYTGHAYAPPADLEPRNITTWVSSNISIGTQSFNQNVLGGFSEDSSSFSPSVVQWIRSDESVGYFSLYPTETALKADVAPYALNLTYPLGNSSSTFTFALAANPLGRTRDITGFDDVYGLKIEVVGGTVDLTPKISFCGLLGGACEAIHNFEFWNITFTMPPGSSDVPQVQFRFEHR, from the exons ATGACCCTCCAGGACGCCATTTACGATCCAGCAGCCTCGTACTTGCGTTACTTTTACTTTCCCCTCGCAGCAGGCCCTCACGAGACCCGGTCGTCTGTCTGGTACTCGGTGGGATTGTTGCAGCGTAATCTCGACAACGACGCTGATGAAGCAGTTAAAATAATCAGGAATATCATTGGCGATCAAGAGAAGAATATATCAGCCCAGTGGTATGGAGACTACACCAAGTATCCCGAGCAGCCCACCGTGGGAAGTCCCGCGTACCCTCCAGTG ATATACAATTCTTGGGATCCCAACTGGCGCGGATTCATTGGCACCGCTTTGATAATCATATATGAGGAATTCCGGAGCCTCTTGCCTGTAGATGTGCAGGACCTCATACTCGAAAGCCTGCACAACAATACAATAGGCGACAGCTACCGTGTCGGTGGAGTCGATGGCGACAACTTATACCCCGGCTATTCCAATGCCTGGTTAATGAGAACTGTGGTCGGCTCATGGACCGGAATGAGGCTGAACAATGCCAACATGACTGCTGCCGGAGAGGCAGATGCGCTCGACTTCCTGAACCTGTTTGACCGTAACCAGACCCTCTCTGAGTTCAACGGACCAACATACGCCGGTGTATCCATATACGCACTGACCATCGCGGCGAAGTATCTGGGACCTACGAACTCGACCATCGGACAAAATGCAGCCCGCGTCATTCGGCAGATATGGGACTACGAGTCGCAGCTCTGGAACCCGAGCATGAGGAACTTGGCTGGACCGTGGGATCGTACGTACGGCTACGATATGAACAATTATGTAGCCATCATATCAATCTGGATGTGGACGCTGATAGGAAAGGAGAGTGTGTGGACGAACACATCTCCCATCTGGACCATGGCCCACGCCGATGACTTTGAGGTTGCGCCGGTCATTGCTGTGTTGTCCGAGTTTCACAAAACACTCATTCCAGAAAAGATAATTTCGCGGCTCAGTTCATTTTCCGGCGAGCATACATACACAGGCCACGCCTATGCACCTCCAGCGGACCTGGAACCGCGCAATATCACGACATGGGTGTCATCGAATATCTCCATCGGCACGCAGTCTTTTAACCAGAACGTACTCGGCGGCTTTTCCGAGGACTCGAGTTCCTTTAGCCCGTCGGTTGTTCAGTGGATACGATCCGACGAGTCCGTCGGGTACTTCAGCCTGTATCCCACGGAGACTGCATTGAAAGCCGATGTAGCTCCCTACGCTCTGAACCTCACTTACCCGCTTGGAAATTCTTCGAGTACATTCACGTTCGCACTCGCGGCAAACCCGCTGGGGAGAACACGCGACATTACCGGCTTCGATGATGTGTATGGTCTTAAGATTGAAGTCGTTGGTGGCACTGTCGACCTGACTCCGAAGATATCGTTTTGCGGCCTGCTAGGGGGTGCTTGCGAGGCTATTCA TAATTTTGAATTCTGGAATATCACATTCACCATGCCGCCTGGTAGCTCAGATGTCCCGCAGGTCCAGTTCAGATTTGAGCATCGGTAG
- a CDS encoding putative choline transporter Hnm1 (COG:E;~EggNog:ENOG410PG14;~InterPro:IPR002293;~PFAM:PF00324,PF13520;~TransMembrane:12 (i39-62o74-96i117-147o167-184i196-217o237-261i273-295o326-353i374-397o403-421i442-462o474-494i);~go_component: GO:0016020 - membrane [Evidence IEA];~go_function: GO:0022857 - transmembrane transporter activity [Evidence IEA];~go_process: GO:0055085 - transmembrane transport [Evidence IEA]), whose protein sequence is MADSSSKHAAVKASDAPGMDADELRLAQMGHTQELKRHFSMLSLIGLASTTTISWTGLGLSIVTEINAGGPSAIIYGFILVTIMQSFLGASLAEFVSSYPTEGGMYHWIAAIAPKKLSAFLSFITGWLTVSGWIFTTASTNLIFAQIVQALYSLYHPSDPIKTWETFIIYQALNILTASVVLFGNKAIPALNRFSLFYLQIGWFVVLVTVVACAPTYQSKDFVFRTFINNTGWDSNVICFITGLVNPLYALGGLDGVTHITEEMPNPSRNAPLAICITLTIAFTTGLSYLIALMFSVQDFAALSDTNTGLPLTELFRQVTQSVGGAFGLTFILFIALGPCVVASQLSTSRVLWAFARDRAMPFSDTWARVSKRFGIPFNSQLLVASAIAALGCLYLGSSTAFNSMLGAAVTINNVAYLIPLSTNMLTGRANMHKGVFHMGRWGWLVNGVAVGWLVFAIVFFSFPYNMPVTVQNMNYTCVVVGGIPILILAWWFLGNGQYKDKIARAKEE, encoded by the exons ATGGCCGATTCCAGTTCAAAACACGCAGCCGTTAAGGCCAGCGATGCGCCCGGCATGGACGCCGACGAGCTGCGTCTGGCGCAGATGG GCCACACTCAAGAACTGAAGCGTCACTTTAGCATGCTGTCGCTGATCGGGCTGGCGTCGACTACGACCATCTCCTGGACAGGCCTTGGTCTCAGCATCGTCACCGAAATCAACGCCGGCGGACCAAGTGCGATTATCTACGGCTTCATCCTGGTCACGATAATGCAGTCGTTCCTCGGGGCCTCTCTGGCCGAGTTTGTCTCCAGCTATCCAACCGAGGGGGGCATGTACCACTGGATTGCCGCGATTGCGCCCAAGAAGCTGAGTGCCTTTTTGAGCTTCATCACCGGCTGGCTGACCGTTTCTGGCT GGATATTCACCACCGCGTCGACCAACCTGATCTTCGCCCAGATCG TCCAAGCACTTTATTCTCTATACCACCCCTCAGATCCAATCAAAACGTGGGAAACGTTCATCATTTACCAGGCCCTGAACATCTTGACGGCGTCGGTGGTCCTCTTTGGGAACAAGGCCATCCCAGCGCTCAACAGgttctctctcttctacCTCCAGATCGGCTggttcgtcgtcctcgttaCAGTCGTCGCATGTGCGCCGACGTATCAAAGCAAGGATTTCGTGTTTAGGACGTttatcaacaacaccggCTGGGACAGCAATGTTATCTGCTTCATCACCGGGCTGGTCAACCCGCTGTATGCCCTGGGAGGACTGGATGGAGTCACGCATATCACAGAGGAGATGCCCAAC CCCTCACGCAACGCCCCATTGGCAATCTGCATCACCCTGACCATTGCCTTCACCACCGGCCTCAGCTACCTGATCGCCCTGATGTTCAGCGTCCAAGACTTCGCCGCCCTGTCCGACACAAACACCGGACTCCCTCTCACTGAACTATTCCGCCAGGTCACCCAGTCCGTCGGCGGCGCCTTCGGCCTCaccttcatcctcttcatcgctcTCGGTCCCTGCGTCGTCGCCTCCCAACTCTCCACCTCGCGCGTCCTCTGGGCCTTCGCCCGCGACAGAGCCATGCCCTTCTCCGACACCTGGGCCCGCGTCAGCAAGCGCTTCGGCATCCCCTTCAACTCCCAACTCCTCGTCGCATCCGCCATCGCCGCGCTAGGCTGTCTCTATCTCGGCAGCAGCACCGCATTCAACAGCATGCTCGGCGCCGCCGTGACAATCAACAACGTCGCATACCTAATCCCACTCTCAACAAACATGCTCACCGGCCGCGCAAACATGCACAAGGGCGTGTTCCATATGGGGCGGTGGGGCTGGCTGGTTAATGGGGTTGCCGTGGGCTGGCTGGTCTTTGCGATTGTCTTCTTCAGTTTCCCGTATAATATGCCTGTCACGGTGCAGAATATGAACTATActtgtgttgttgttggcgggatTCCGATTCTCATTCTGGCTTGGTGGTTTCTAGGGAATGGGCAGTATAAGGATAAGATTGCTagggcgaaggaggagtAA
- a CDS encoding uncharacterized protein (COG:S;~EggNog:ENOG410PUGW;~InterPro:IPR036864,IPR001138;~PFAM:PF00172;~go_function: GO:0000981 - DNA-binding transcription factor activity, RNA polymerase II-specific [Evidence IEA];~go_function: GO:0008270 - zinc ion binding [Evidence IEA];~go_process: GO:0006355 - regulation of transcription, DNA-templated [Evidence IEA]) — translation MSLSTNQATPPEPRNDQNAVEDKPRKACINCRRQKMRCVVEGNNTCRRCRRSGLPCIFLPRANAATLPESVMALQDDEFKADVLHRLKVIEERIGLAGGQSSLQGTEAAEDVEHSRDPSPESGLGALWGAVAVLQRSVPPSVPSSIWRRDVVKELWLSFHDRMPGLHFMPHKQTFSAPHPILLASILYCSSVRGPPGVAELAPHYFTVLCNAIAQLCIPNSEMGRTPDDSEEWAFQTVLGIVLAGLLNEATVRETGIWISVAYRLILEHSPAHIDESSRKWRKLFSGVQIIDLEHASLHLSCPVLPIEAPLPGLRTSHRDQLHRLTRMMHTGLTHFAGRRLPTIWSSFTSDVSEVSLTSNFTAVDTAVMRDWARQLDEWLVEFTQSSEGSEQDLKLVFRQYVLHRLVVLSIYHPVRGCNMWSNSVTPKEQYELLLSARATLKLHSHDDSIWSNWDQVIITWAALIVIQGIEGGSGEPDDLPSIRVHLEMLKQMTGPKPSLRDILVARLESSLATIQVPESANLSQNVYGNLAMMAPVDQSWQLFDQSSLQQMMYSDWMAQ, via the exons ATGTCGCTGTCTACCAACCAAGCAACCCCTCCCGAGCCAAGAAACGACCAGAATGCTGTGGAGGATAAGCCCCGCAAGGCTTGCA TCAATTGCAGACGGCAGAAGATGCGATGCGTCGTCGAAGGCAACAATAcctgtcgtcgctgtcgccgCTCAGGGCTGCCCTGTATCTTCCTACCGCGAGCCAATGCGGCGACTCTGCCGGAGAGTGTGATGGCCCTGCAGGACGACGAATTCAAGGCAGATGTTCTGCATAGACTTAAGGTTATTGAGGAGAGAATTGGACTCGCCGGGGGTCAGTCTTCGCTGCAGGGCACAGAGGCTGCGGAAGATGTAGAGCACAGCAGGGACCCATCACCGGAGTCGGGCTTAGGGGCTCTCTGGGGAGCAGTGGCAGTGCTGCAGAGAAGTGTTCCGCCGTCTGTTCCTTCCTCTATATGGCGTAGAGATGTAGTAAAAGAGCTCTGGTTGTC ATTCCACGACAGAATGCCTGGACTGCATTTCATGCCGCACAAACAGACCTTCTCTGCGCCTCATCCGATACTACTGGCCTCGATATTGTACTGCTCCAGCGTCCGAGGCCCGCCAGGTGTTGCAGAGCTGGCGCCGCACTACTTCACCGTCTTGTGCAACGCCATTGCCCAGCTATGCATCCCCAATAGTGAGATGGGCCGGACGCCTGACGATTCAGAGGAATGGGCTTTCCAGACTGTCTTAGGAATCGTTCTGGCTGGCCTCCTTAATGAAGCGACGGTCCGTGAGactgggatctggatctCTGTTGCGTATCGCCTCATCCTGGAACACTCGCCGGCTCATATCGACGAGTCATCGCGCAAGTGGCGCAAACTCTTCAGCGGTGTCCAGATCATTGACCTCGAACATGCCTCTCTGCATCTTTCCTGTCCTGTGCTTCCCATTGAGGCGCCTTTACCTGGTCTGCGGACGTCGCATCGCGATCAACTCCACAGACTGACTCGGATGATGCATACCGGCTTGACGCATTTCGCAGGAAGGAGATTGCCGACAATATGGTCATCGTTTACAAGTGATGTCTCGGAAGTGAGCTTAACAAGCAATTTCACTGCAGTCGACACGGCGGTGATGAGGGATTGGGCTCGCCAGCTTGATGAATGGCTTGTTGAGTTCACCCAGAGCTCAGAGGGATCGGAACAAGATCTCAAACTCGTCTTTCGCCAGTATGTCCTTCATCGACTGGTTgttctatctatataccATCCTGTGAGAGGGTGCAATATGTGGTCGAACAGCGTCACCCCGAAGGAACAGTACGAGCTGCTTCTTTCGGCCCGTGCAACTCTCAAACTACATTCCCATGATGACTCTATCTGGTCGAACTGGGACCAGGTCATCATCACCTGGGCTGCACTTATTGTCATCCAGGGTATCGAAGGGGGGAGTGGTGAGCCGGATG ATCTACCGAGTATACGAGTACACCTTGAAATGCTCAAGCAAATGACAGGCCCAAAGCCCAGTCTCCGGgacatcctcgtcgcccGGCTGGAATCGAGTCTAGCTACGATACAGGTCCCTGAGTCTGCGAATCTGTCGCAGAATGTGTACGGGAATCTTGCCATGATGGCACCCGTGGACCAGTCGTGGCAGTTGTTTGACCAGTCCAGTCTCCAGCAGATGATGTACTCGGACTGGATGGCCCAGTAA
- a CDS encoding putative glucokinase (COG:G;~EggNog:ENOG410PVZ7;~InterPro:IPR001312,IPR022673,IPR022672,IPR043129;~PFAM:PF00349,PF03727;~go_function: GO:0004396 - hexokinase activity [Evidence IEA];~go_function: GO:0005524 - ATP binding [Evidence IEA];~go_function: GO:0005536 - glucose binding [Evidence IEA];~go_function: GO:0016773 - phosphotransferase activity, alcohol group as acceptor [Evidence IEA];~go_process: GO:0001678 - cellular glucose homeostasis [Evidence IEA];~go_process: GO:0005975 - carbohydrate metabolic process [Evidence IEA]) yields the protein MVNHQGCATLAAAEQIAAEFDISAEDIQRITRHFVAQLKDGLVNQRTWQLPAYVRSIPTGTETGQFLAVDLGGSNCRICLVELRGDSTFTMIQSKHSVPSHVMVNASYRPLFDFIAQNIANFLDVNPGSYSLGFTFSFTCEQTSLAGGRLIRWDKGWDIPEALGRDPCVLLQDAIDRRGMPVQVTVLANDSVGTLLTRSYTSGPETSTLAAIIFGTGTNAAYVEKLSNVKKLSNVRRLGTWNEGIMVMNTEWGSLDDEMKVLPRTSFDDELDEASIDPGSQMLEKRVSGLYLGELLRLAIRRLDQLGALDMTFTEKTCRDSIDSSFLSKLAASNTDSATLIQDTLSADNVSEDDAKAIQLVSKSIARRAARLAGASLAALIIQSGRLCKPSKSPSIGRFWRRVRLLWNKVLTFIGLWLGKPLSIQQQKASQTYRENIDIAADGSLIEFYPTFEAEIRAAIREVPEVGPASEQRIRISLAKDGSGVGAALMAQAASTTAPLLK from the exons ATGGTCAACCACCAGGGTTGTGCCACGCTGGCCGCGGCAGAGCAGATTGCTGCCGAGTTTGATATCTCTGCTGAGGATATCCAGCGAATAACACGCCATTTTGTTGCTCAGCTGA AAGATGGCCTCGTCAACCAACGTACCTGGCAGCTCCCAGCCTACGTGCGCAGCATCCCCACCGGCACTGAAACGGGACAGTTCTTAGCAGTCGATCTCGGGGGCAGCAACTGCAGGATATGCCTGGTAGAGCTGCGAGGAGATTCGACGTTTACTATGATCCAAAGCAAGCACAGCGTGCCATCCCATGTCATGGTCAATGCCAGCTACCGGCCTCTATTCGATTTTATCGCTCAAAACATCGCAAATTTTCTAGACGTGAATCCGGGATCCTATTCTCTAGGCTTCACATTTAGCTTTACATGCGAACAGACATCACTTGCTGGTGGCCGTCTTATCCGATGGGACAAGGGCTGGGATATCCCTGAGGCACTCGGTCGCGATCCCTGTGTTTTGTTGCAAGACGCAATTGACAGGAGAGGAATGCCAGTGCAAGTAACAGTCCTTGCAAATGATAGCGTTGGAACCCTTTTGACCAGGTCTTATACATCTGGGCCGGAGACGTCGACCTTGGCAGCCATCATATTCGGTACTGGAACGAATGCCGCCTATGTCGAGAAACTGTCCAATGTCAAGAAACTATCCAATGTTAGGAGGCTGGGAACTTGGAATGAAGGTATTATGGTAATGAACACAGAATGGGGCAGTCTAGATGACGAGATGAAGGTGCTGCCGCGCACATCCTTTgacgacgagctggacgaaGCATCTATCGATCCAGGATCGCAaatgctggagaagagggtgTCGGGACTATATCTAGGAGAGCTGCTCCGGCTGGCCATCCGAAGACTAGACCAACTGGGTGCATTGGATATGACATTCACGGAAAAGACTTGTCGCGATAGCATTGATAGCTCGTTCCTCTCCAAACTAGCAGCAAGCAACACCGACAGTGCAACGCTCATTCAGGATACATTGTCTGCCGATAATGTTAGCGAAGACGATGCCAAAGCTATTCAACTAGTATCCAAATCTATTGCTCGACGAGCAGCACGGTTGGCAGGCGCATCGTTGGCTGCCTTGATCATTCAAAGTGGTCGACTTTGCAAGCCTTCAAAAAGCCCCAGTATTGGACGTTTCTGGCGGAGAGTTCGTCTTCTCTGGAATAAAGTACTCACGTTTATTGGACTGTGGCTGGGGAAACCTTTATCTATTCAACAGCAGAAGGCATCACAGACCTACAGAGAGAACATCGACATTGCCGCTGACGGGTCACTAATCGAATTCTATCCCACCTTTGAAGCCGAGATTCGTGCTGCAATCAGAGAGGTGCCAGAAGTCGGTCCTGCAAGTGAACAGAGAATCCGCATCAGCCTCGCAAAGGACGGCTCTGGAGTAGGCGCTGCGTTGATGGCACAGGCTGCCAGTACGACTGCACCATTGTTGAAATGA